The following proteins are co-located in the Ailuropoda melanoleuca isolate Jingjing chromosome 13, ASM200744v2, whole genome shotgun sequence genome:
- the PRND gene encoding prion-like protein doppel, which yields MRKHLGGCWLAIVCVLLFSQLSAVKARGIKHRIKWNRKALPSTSQVTEARTAEIRPGAFIRQGRKLDIDLGAEGNRYYEANYWQFPDGIHYNGCSEANVTKEKFVSGCINATRVANQEELSREKQDNRLYQRVLWRLVRELCSVKHCDFWLERGAGLRVGGDQALLLCLLVFIWFIVK from the coding sequence ATGAGGAAGCATCTGGGCGGATGCTGGTTAGCCATTGTCTGCGTCCTGCTGTTCAGCCAGCTCTCGGCGGTCAAGGCGAGAGGCATAAAGCACAGAATCAAGTGGAACCGCAAGGCCTTGCCCAGTACCTCCCAGGTCACGGAGGCGCGCACGGCGGAGATCCGCCCCGGAGCCTTCATCAGGCAGGGCCGGAAGCTGGATATCGACCTGGGAGCCGAGGGCAACAGGTACTATGAGGCCAACTACTGGCAGTTCCCCGACGGCATCCACTACAACGGCTGTTCCGAGGCCAATGTGACCAAGGAGAAGTTCGTGAGCGGCTGCATCAATGCCACGCGGGTGGCCAACCAGGAGGAACTGTCCCGCGAGAAACAGGACAACAGGCTTTACCAGCGGGTCCTGTGGAGGCTGGTCAGGGAGCTCTGCTCCGTCAAGCACTGCGATTTCTGGCTGGAGAGGGGAGCCGGACTGCGGGTGGGCGGCGACCAggccctgctgctctgcctgctggtTTTCATTTGGTTTATCGTGAAATAA